A genome region from SAR324 cluster bacterium includes the following:
- a CDS encoding Ig-like domain-containing protein → MNMPHFQKKGISGKTKSALWVSLILMAMSLLVLESCDEAPGGNRVMLERITAGRVMLERITAGRAAGRVVDGPIAGSTLIARNPKTGEILVDANGNPYTAVTNEDGTYTFDFAVGSDPDSLNPVSVIIESADGVDIGADGSKGDADLPGMTLNTVVSITPPENINVTTVPDQSQVSVTPVTSLMASNLIQSPDSSLEDVQKKTQTQTGLSVTELTSDPTQNANAAQVASSLAMVARLTEEITKDANNNSQMPSKEIFKLFASSGAALFETSATGGVTLQTGIIVSALQNTAGLTGQSQNKAVAIVNASADVIPFLAQQAANQVGTNDDRTKNRAVAVLDVGIKNLMSTAELLKSNNDFTEGNQLEVVTKTLMRAAEKQTNTIYNRPLDSFDKPLDTTTVDSQVSGAQLDTIVQVSKSASSDSNSFLAKASGKFTSDQVNALTECMTEMSASGKNPEEIMKMLEVSGDLIEKQLADMTVPGNISSSAVAKTVGKSICDFIKSFDPNSSSFTQLVSEAKSGTGDLFDNSKDIANQTVSVVVTSIQSLQTSNASASDVLKNSAALDQMSNTINLVAQLQEKGDLTKRIDSATMNSVVQTTQTNLISKVQDSLLPDIASTNVAFTNTAALSNPAGMEVSTISGKVTETGSTTTFTVVLKSAPVADVDIPVVSFDTSEGTVAPSSLKFTASNWNVPQTVTVTGANDFLHDGNQIFQVRVGSAVSTDANYNRYPATTVNVTNIDDETPGFLVGKISGNTTEIGGTATFGVRLASQPNSDVVVAVKSMDTTEGTALPASLKFTVANWDTIQMVTVTGVNDYIADGNINYPIALDKAVSGDKDYNLLDPEDVAVINVDDEIAGFIVSSMSGSAMTVSAVSGKVTEGGATATFSIELKSEPYADVTIPIASLDISEGTVSPSSLTFTASNWNAPQTVTIKGINDFLHDGNQLFQIKVGPTVSTDVNYNSNPATAVNVTNIDDETPGFLVGTVSGSTTEASGTATFGVSLASQPVSDVVIAVKSFDLTEGTALPASLKFTVDNWNAIQIVTVTGVDDNLADGNIPYKIVLDKAVSADNDYNLLDPPDVDVINVDNETAGVLVSTISGNTTEAGGTATFTVKLTSEPTADVSMALTSSDTTEGSLSTTTLTFTAANWNADQTVTVTGVDDFIIDGNQTYTIALAKTVSTDANYNGLAPAGVSVINTDNETAGFVVSDLIGNVTEAGGTGNFVVKLTSQPTADVTLTVTSSNLLEATVTPGTLTFGATTWNIAQSVTITGVDDIVADGNQPVTIALSQATSADANYNGIDPVDVTTTVTDNETPGFIVSAISGNTTEAGGTATFTVMLQSQPAGNISIGITSSAIDEGTVSPPGMTFLTSNWNTPQMVTVTGVDDAIADGNQNFSIFLDNTASVGTYIGIEPDDVTVINEDDESVGVTVSALSGTGTSESGSKQEHFTIVLNSAPIADVTIEVQTSDPTEVITYPYVTFTPANWNTPQTIDLYGVDDELLDGPQNVTVFLGPVVSTDPVYNGFDPVDVSLSNGDDDQIQISGGASHTCATDGMEIKCWGSGSNGNLGNGNIGGSNIPVNVIGLTDTIQVSSGFDFTCALKKDGTVVCWGKDDFGQLGDGGNLDQWSPVQVTGISTAVQVSSGNDHACAVLNDGSVRCWGRNHHGQLGNNSLIDSNTPVAVQGINDVVEISAGGAHTCALTSDQSVACWGQGGSGQLGDGNNLDQPLPVWVANLQGPMHVSAGDIHSCALLGSGEIRCWGDNTLGQLGNGTAASSNVPVSTMSLPSVRLIDAGFDFTCANLYDRNVQCWGSGTSGQLGIGTNTDKNSPSALTINNIMQLSLGQYHACAMDGAQNAWCWGSNTMGQLGIGDMTDHNTPVMVNFGSGGGTCTSNCTCTSNCGGGPEQFGTAYQEKVHDVSMDQDGVVYVVGSTTGDLDGPGAGGSDAFIVQYSSSGTKLWSRTFGTSGEDVAYAVATNTAGDVFVVGSVGGSLDGNTYEGGLDIVLVKYDWNGNRQWSKQIGIIGDDEAYDIALDPDGSIYVAGYTSGSLAGNNSYGNTDAVLLKFNSATDLQWAEQIGTSASDLATGVALDHTGMVLISGNTGGSLGGSNAGGTDVFVVRYDHLGRRGWMRQMGSMYSDTATAMAADNDNVFVTGYTDGSIGGNSNSGSYDAFVMAFNAFDGMDKWTTMLGESGWDEAHDIAIDPANHALYITGFTQGSLFGGTPMGNNDLFLVRYDYTDYFASIVWGIQNGTSVDDSGSALALSPKNEVIIAGHTDGDFEGNTNQGMSDGIVLRIGTDDLQLTAAYGFKGDANDYGKNHLDGTVFNATLTTGPGGDPNNAYSFNGTDSYISFPHDASLNPGTGSLTLSMWLKADSFPGTGSSGIISKSDFDGSTMFDSYSLSVDSSGYLTVSVRDSDSATPDSMTSYSVLTLNTWTRIDIVIDVIEMTLYIDGVHETSASFINADTTVNPSSNLILGALQNTSGIPELFFNGVVGSLMIRARALSDEEVYQYYRSDSDHDIPAIVNSAPMDNAVNVPVDSMISVEFDEDLDVNSINSNSFRITKDSNNSMVPGRFAYDATTYTVYFFTEALLDAGAAYTITLHPGIRDVVGNSLGGQYTLTFTTQGNNTWTTIATMSESRCSPAGGVLDGQIYVVGGVDASNYYLNSMEIFDPEYDTWSSGYNMPTPRKGAAHAVVGGKLYVIGGETTGGTPTNSVEAFNPDAYAWETKANIPDARVGMSAQVFNNKIYVVGGYPTGVSYVYDPVLNTWSALMAIPTGTYYAGSAVDGNNIFIFGGDDFAGNYSNGVRTYNPVMDTWGVSSSSPNVRAYQSAGKMFNRLFMVGGSTAPGVRSSAFEWYAFDGTWIPKANLPAARDQGVAVVLDDRKVFYIGGSDGANCQNSVYSYNP, encoded by the coding sequence GGTGGATGCAAATGGAAATCCCTATACGGCTGTAACGAATGAGGATGGGACCTACACCTTTGATTTTGCTGTGGGTAGCGATCCTGACTCGTTGAATCCTGTTTCTGTGATTATTGAAAGTGCTGATGGTGTTGATATTGGTGCTGATGGATCCAAAGGCGATGCTGATTTACCAGGGATGACCCTCAATACGGTTGTCAGCATCACACCCCCTGAAAATATTAACGTCACAACAGTTCCTGATCAGAGTCAGGTTTCTGTCACACCGGTGACTTCATTGATGGCGTCTAATCTGATTCAGTCACCTGACAGTTCATTGGAAGATGTACAGAAAAAAACTCAGACACAAACCGGTTTGAGTGTTACTGAGTTGACATCAGATCCCACCCAAAATGCCAATGCGGCTCAGGTTGCGTCCTCTCTGGCCATGGTAGCCCGTCTCACTGAAGAAATCACAAAAGATGCCAATAATAACAGTCAAATGCCATCTAAGGAGATCTTTAAGTTGTTTGCAAGCTCCGGGGCCGCTTTGTTTGAAACTTCTGCTACTGGTGGCGTTACCCTGCAAACCGGGATAATTGTATCCGCTCTGCAGAACACAGCAGGGTTGACCGGTCAATCCCAAAACAAGGCTGTTGCGATTGTCAATGCCAGTGCGGATGTGATTCCATTTTTGGCACAACAAGCCGCCAATCAGGTTGGAACCAATGATGACAGAACTAAAAACAGGGCGGTAGCGGTTTTAGATGTGGGAATAAAAAATTTGATGTCGACGGCCGAATTGCTGAAAAGCAATAATGATTTTACTGAGGGAAATCAACTGGAAGTGGTTACAAAAACACTCATGCGCGCTGCCGAAAAACAAACAAATACTATTTATAACCGACCCCTGGATTCTTTTGATAAACCACTGGATACCACCACTGTTGATTCTCAGGTTTCAGGAGCACAGCTTGATACCATTGTTCAGGTCAGTAAAAGTGCGTCTTCAGACAGCAATTCTTTTTTGGCAAAAGCATCCGGAAAATTCACTTCTGATCAGGTAAATGCGCTGACTGAGTGTATGACTGAAATGAGTGCTTCGGGCAAGAATCCTGAAGAAATCATGAAAATGCTGGAGGTCAGTGGCGATCTAATTGAAAAGCAACTGGCCGATATGACTGTTCCAGGAAATATTTCTTCGAGTGCTGTCGCCAAAACTGTAGGGAAAAGTATTTGTGATTTTATCAAGTCTTTTGACCCAAATTCATCTTCTTTCACACAACTGGTCAGTGAAGCCAAAAGCGGTACCGGTGATTTGTTTGATAACAGCAAGGACATTGCCAACCAGACCGTCAGTGTCGTGGTCACCAGCATTCAATCTCTGCAGACCAGCAATGCCAGCGCATCGGATGTGCTTAAAAATTCCGCGGCCTTGGATCAGATGTCTAATACCATCAATCTGGTTGCGCAGTTGCAGGAAAAAGGCGATCTGACAAAACGTATCGACAGTGCCACAATGAATTCAGTGGTTCAGACGACGCAGACCAATCTTATTTCCAAGGTGCAGGATTCGCTTCTTCCTGATATTGCAAGTACGAATGTCGCATTTACAAATACAGCGGCATTGAGCAACCCTGCGGGGATGGAGGTGAGCACAATCAGCGGCAAAGTCACAGAAACCGGCTCCACAACCACATTCACGGTGGTTTTGAAAAGTGCACCTGTAGCGGATGTGGACATTCCAGTTGTAAGTTTTGATACGTCAGAAGGAACTGTTGCGCCCTCGTCCTTGAAGTTTACTGCTTCTAACTGGAATGTTCCCCAGACTGTTACGGTCACAGGCGCTAATGATTTTCTGCATGATGGGAACCAGATTTTTCAGGTCAGGGTTGGTTCCGCAGTGTCCACGGATGCTAACTATAATCGATATCCGGCTACCACCGTCAACGTGACAAATATTGATGATGAAACACCTGGATTCCTGGTGGGTAAAATTAGTGGCAACACTACTGAAATCGGTGGAACAGCTACTTTTGGTGTTCGTCTGGCGAGTCAGCCTAATTCTGATGTTGTTGTTGCTGTAAAAAGTATGGATACGACCGAAGGGACAGCATTGCCTGCGTCTCTCAAATTCACCGTAGCGAACTGGGACACGATCCAGATGGTGACAGTAACTGGCGTGAATGATTATATTGCTGATGGAAACATCAATTATCCGATTGCTTTGGATAAAGCTGTTTCTGGGGATAAGGACTATAATCTTCTGGATCCAGAGGATGTGGCTGTTATCAATGTGGATGACGAAATTGCAGGCTTTATTGTCAGTTCGATGAGCGGAAGCGCCATGACTGTTAGTGCTGTCAGTGGCAAAGTGACTGAAGGTGGCGCAACAGCAACATTCAGTATTGAATTGAAAAGTGAACCTTATGCAGACGTTACTATTCCGATCGCAAGTCTTGATATCTCAGAAGGAACAGTTTCGCCTTCGTCGCTGACATTCACTGCTTCTAACTGGAATGCCCCCCAAACAGTTACCATCAAAGGTATTAATGATTTTCTGCATGATGGGAATCAGCTTTTTCAGATCAAAGTTGGTCCCACTGTGTCAACAGATGTTAACTATAACAGCAATCCTGCGACTGCAGTCAATGTGACCAACATTGATGACGAAACTCCCGGGTTTTTAGTAGGCACCGTCAGTGGGAGTACAACTGAAGCCAGTGGAACCGCCACTTTTGGGGTTAGCCTTGCCAGTCAACCTGTGTCAGATGTTGTCATCGCTGTAAAAAGTTTTGATCTCACTGAAGGGACGGCATTGCCCGCATCGCTCAAATTCACAGTTGATAACTGGAATGCTATTCAAATTGTGACGGTCACTGGCGTGGATGATAATCTGGCTGATGGCAATATTCCTTATAAAATAGTTTTGGATAAAGCTGTTTCTGCCGATAACGACTATAATCTGCTTGATCCTCCAGATGTGGATGTCATCAATGTGGATAATGAAACGGCAGGTGTTCTTGTCAGTACCATCAGTGGCAATACCACGGAAGCTGGTGGGACCGCTACATTCACTGTCAAGCTAACCAGTGAACCAACGGCTGATGTGTCAATGGCTCTCACAAGTTCTGATACGACGGAAGGATCTTTGTCAACCACGACACTGACTTTTACCGCGGCGAACTGGAACGCGGATCAGACAGTAACAGTCACTGGCGTCGATGATTTCATCATTGATGGCAATCAGACATACACCATTGCGCTGGCAAAAACAGTATCCACAGATGCCAATTACAACGGTTTGGCCCCTGCGGGTGTGAGCGTGATCAACACGGACAATGAAACGGCTGGTTTTGTTGTGAGTGACTTGATCGGCAATGTGACAGAAGCAGGAGGAACCGGAAATTTTGTGGTTAAATTGACCAGCCAGCCTACCGCGGATGTGACCCTCACGGTCACCAGCAGTAATCTTCTGGAAGCGACAGTGACTCCAGGCACTCTTACTTTTGGCGCAACCACATGGAATATCGCACAAAGTGTTACGATCACAGGCGTTGATGATATTGTCGCGGATGGGAATCAACCTGTAACAATTGCCCTGTCACAGGCAACCTCCGCTGATGCCAATTATAATGGCATTGACCCAGTCGATGTCACAACAACCGTAACAGATAACGAAACTCCAGGATTCATTGTCAGTGCCATCAGCGGCAATACCACTGAAGCCGGTGGAACCGCGACGTTCACTGTCATGCTTCAAAGCCAACCTGCTGGAAATATCAGTATTGGAATCACCAGTAGCGCTATTGATGAAGGAACGGTTTCACCGCCGGGCATGACCTTTTTAACCAGCAACTGGAACACTCCTCAGATGGTCACTGTGACCGGTGTGGATGACGCTATCGCGGACGGAAATCAGAATTTTTCCATCTTTCTTGATAACACAGCCTCTGTGGGAACCTATATCGGTATTGAACCAGATGATGTGACGGTGATCAATGAGGATGACGAGAGTGTTGGTGTCACCGTGAGTGCTCTGAGTGGAACAGGAACTTCAGAAAGTGGTTCAAAGCAGGAACATTTCACGATTGTTCTTAACAGCGCACCGATTGCGGATGTTACGATTGAGGTACAGACCAGTGATCCCACAGAAGTCATCACTTATCCTTATGTGACCTTCACTCCTGCCAACTGGAATACTCCACAGACCATTGATCTTTATGGAGTGGATGATGAATTGCTGGATGGTCCGCAAAATGTCACTGTTTTTCTGGGTCCGGTTGTGTCAACGGATCCGGTTTACAATGGTTTTGATCCTGTTGATGTGTCACTCTCGAACGGTGATGACGATCAGATTCAGATATCTGGAGGAGCTTCCCATACATGTGCAACTGATGGCATGGAAATCAAATGCTGGGGATCCGGTTCAAATGGAAACCTTGGCAATGGGAACATCGGCGGTTCCAACATACCTGTTAATGTTATTGGATTAACAGATACGATCCAAGTCAGTTCTGGCTTCGATTTTACCTGTGCTCTCAAAAAAGATGGGACCGTTGTTTGCTGGGGAAAAGATGATTTTGGACAATTGGGTGATGGTGGTAACTTGGATCAATGGTCGCCTGTGCAAGTGACAGGTATTTCGACGGCTGTTCAAGTATCATCCGGAAACGATCATGCCTGTGCCGTGCTGAATGATGGCAGTGTGCGCTGTTGGGGACGTAACCATCACGGACAATTAGGTAATAATTCATTGATTGACAGCAACACTCCTGTCGCAGTGCAGGGGATCAATGATGTGGTGGAAATCAGTGCCGGTGGAGCGCATACCTGTGCACTGACAAGCGATCAATCTGTTGCCTGTTGGGGCCAGGGAGGATCTGGTCAATTGGGTGATGGCAATAATCTTGATCAGCCACTGCCTGTATGGGTTGCCAATCTGCAGGGACCCATGCATGTGAGTGCTGGAGATATTCATTCCTGTGCGCTGTTAGGAAGTGGTGAAATCCGCTGTTGGGGTGACAATACTCTGGGCCAGTTGGGGAACGGGACTGCCGCCAGCAGCAATGTCCCTGTCTCGACGATGTCCCTGCCTTCGGTTCGGTTGATTGATGCGGGTTTTGATTTTACCTGCGCAAATCTTTATGACAGGAATGTACAATGTTGGGGGAGTGGAACTTCAGGGCAGTTGGGTATTGGAACAAACACCGATAAAAATTCTCCATCTGCTCTTACAATTAATAACATTATGCAATTGAGCCTTGGTCAATATCATGCCTGTGCGATGGACGGTGCCCAGAATGCCTGGTGTTGGGGCTCAAATACAATGGGTCAGCTTGGAATCGGGGATATGACGGATCACAATACTCCGGTTATGGTTAATTTTGGTTCTGGTGGTGGGACCTGTACTTCCAATTGTACCTGTACTTCCAATTGCGGGGGCGGGCCTGAACAGTTCGGAACCGCCTACCAGGAAAAGGTTCATGATGTATCGATGGATCAGGATGGTGTCGTGTATGTGGTTGGTTCGACTACCGGTGATCTGGATGGGCCTGGTGCAGGGGGGAGCGATGCGTTTATTGTGCAATACAGTTCTTCTGGAACGAAACTATGGTCACGCACCTTTGGCACCAGCGGTGAAGATGTCGCTTATGCGGTTGCGACCAATACCGCAGGCGATGTGTTTGTGGTCGGTAGCGTAGGCGGCAGTTTGGATGGCAATACTTACGAAGGCGGACTCGATATCGTTCTGGTAAAATATGATTGGAATGGCAACCGTCAATGGTCAAAACAGATTGGCATCATTGGGGATGATGAAGCCTATGACATTGCTCTCGATCCCGATGGTTCCATTTATGTGGCAGGGTACACTTCCGGCAGTTTGGCTGGAAACAATAGTTATGGAAACACCGATGCGGTACTCCTCAAGTTCAATAGTGCCACTGATCTGCAGTGGGCTGAGCAGATTGGAACTTCAGCTTCTGATCTGGCCACAGGTGTGGCTTTGGATCATACAGGAATGGTTCTGATTTCTGGAAATACAGGCGGATCGCTTGGGGGTTCCAATGCCGGTGGTACCGATGTCTTTGTGGTGCGGTATGATCACCTTGGCCGAAGAGGGTGGATGCGGCAAATGGGTTCCATGTATAGCGATACAGCGACAGCCATGGCCGCAGATAATGACAATGTGTTTGTAACGGGTTACACAGATGGTTCAATTGGCGGAAATTCCAACAGTGGATCCTATGACGCCTTTGTGATGGCATTCAATGCTTTTGACGGAATGGACAAATGGACAACCATGCTGGGCGAATCCGGATGGGATGAAGCTCATGATATTGCGATTGATCCAGCCAACCATGCTTTGTATATCACAGGTTTCACACAGGGTTCTCTGTTTGGAGGAACTCCTATGGGAAATAATGATTTGTTTCTGGTAAGATATGATTATACCGATTATTTCGCTTCAATCGTCTGGGGGATTCAGAATGGAACCAGTGTTGACGATTCAGGAAGCGCATTGGCCTTGAGCCCCAAAAATGAAGTAATCATTGCGGGACATACAGATGGTGACTTTGAGGGCAATACCAATCAGGGAATGTCCGATGGCATTGTGCTTCGAATTGGAACGGATGACCTGCAACTGACTGCCGCCTATGGGTTTAAGGGAGATGCGAATGATTACGGAAAAAATCATCTGGATGGCACGGTGTTCAACGCTACTTTAACCACAGGACCTGGAGGCGATCCAAACAATGCCTACAGTTTTAATGGCACAGATTCCTATATCAGTTTCCCTCATGATGCCTCGCTTAATCCGGGAACAGGGAGTCTTACCCTCAGCATGTGGTTGAAAGCGGATTCTTTTCCGGGAACAGGCTCTTCCGGCATTATTTCAAAATCCGATTTTGATGGTTCCACGATGTTTGATTCCTACAGTTTGTCTGTTGACAGCAGTGGTTATCTGACTGTGAGTGTCCGTGACAGTGACTCAGCAACCCCGGATTCTATGACGAGTTATTCGGTACTCACGTTGAATACATGGACAAGAATTGATATTGTCATCGACGTCATCGAAATGACATTGTATATCGATGGGGTACATGAAACCAGCGCCTCCTTTATCAATGCTGACACAACGGTCAATCCATCCTCAAACCTGATTCTCGGTGCTTTACAGAACACCTCCGGTATTCCGGAACTGTTCTTCAATGGTGTGGTGGGTTCCTTGATGATCCGTGCTCGGGCACTGTCAGACGAGGAAGTATATCAATATTATCGAAGCGACTCAGATCATGACATCCCTGCGATAGTCAACTCTGCCCCGATGGATAATGCTGTCAATGTGCCGGTGGACAGCATGATTAGTGTGGAGTTTGACGAAGATTTGGACGTGAATTCAATCAACAGCAACTCGTTCCGGATTACCAAAGACAGCAACAATAGTATGGTTCCCGGGCGTTTTGCCTATGATGCGACCACATACACTGTATATTTCTTTACGGAAGCTTTACTGGATGCTGGTGCCGCTTATACAATCACATTGCATCCTGGAATCCGTGATGTTGTGGGCAATTCTTTAGGCGGGCAATATACCCTGACTTTCACAACTCAGGGAAATAATACATGGACTACCATAGCCACAATGAGTGAGTCCAGATGCTCTCCTGCCGGAGGTGTTCTGGACGGACAGATTTATGTGGTTGGCGGTGTTGATGCTTCCAATTATTATCTGAACAGCATGGAGATTTTCGATCCGGAGTATGATACATGGTCTTCCGGCTATAATATGCCCACACCCCGCAAAGGTGCGGCACATGCGGTGGTTGGCGGCAAGCTTTATGTGATTGGCGGCGAAACCACTGGCGGTACACCAACAAATTCTGTGGAGGCTTTTAATCCGGATGCCTATGCATGGGAAACAAAAGCCAACATTCCTGATGCGAGGGTCGGAATGTCAGCACAGGTATTTAACAATAAAATATATGTTGTTGGCGGTTATCCAACTGGAGTCAGTTATGTATACGATCCTGTTTTGAACACCTGGTCAGCTCTCATGGCGATTCCAACAGGTACTTACTATGCTGGATCTGCGGTGGATGGAAACAATATATTTATCTTTGGAGGTGATGACTTTGCAGGCAACTACTCCAATGGTGTCAGAACGTATAATCCGGTGATGGATACTTGGGGTGTTTCCTCATCAAGCCCAAATGTCAGAGCATATCAATCCGCAGGGAAAATGTTCAATCGACTGTTTATGGTTGGTGGTTCCACAGCTCCGGGGGTTCGTTCCAGTGCCTTTGAATGGTATGCCTTTGATGGAACATGGATACCCAAAGCAAATTTGCCTGCGGCAAGAGATCAGGGGGTGGCTGTGGTGCTGGATGACCGAAAAGTATTTTATATTGGCGGGTCTGACGGTGCTAATTGCCAAAATAGCGTTTACTCCTACAATCCTTAA
- a CDS encoding LON peptidase substrate-binding domain-containing protein translates to MNEGYSTQIPLFPLYGTILLPKTILPLNIFEPRYKQMLEHALENDSLLGLIQPVEPGGIPLFETGCLGKVEWRKKLPNGNSLIRLHGLIRFSVKQELTVETLYRQAIVDYSAFYNDLEDGETMEDSDDTEFFEVFAAYVLRKKIQIDWTKIKSISRKYLINLLCMNLDFMGIEKQALLESPNLISRREDLLSLMRMDQINESSDMTSQALN, encoded by the coding sequence ATGAATGAAGGGTATTCCACACAAATTCCTTTGTTTCCCTTGTATGGCACAATTCTTCTGCCAAAAACAATTTTGCCCCTGAATATTTTTGAACCCCGTTACAAACAAATGCTGGAACACGCACTGGAAAATGATTCCTTGCTTGGCTTGATTCAACCAGTAGAACCCGGTGGCATTCCTTTGTTTGAAACAGGCTGTCTGGGAAAAGTAGAATGGCGTAAAAAACTGCCCAATGGCAACTCCTTAATCCGATTGCATGGTTTGATCCGCTTCAGTGTGAAGCAGGAACTCACAGTCGAGACACTTTATCGCCAGGCAATTGTGGATTATTCGGCATTTTACAATGATCTGGAAGATGGTGAGACGATGGAGGACAGTGACGACACTGAGTTTTTTGAAGTGTTTGCGGCTTATGTTTTGCGCAAAAAGATTCAGATTGACTGGACAAAAATCAAATCCATTTCCCGGAAATACCTGATCAATCTATTGTGCATGAATCTGGACTTCATGGGCATTGAAAAACAGGCACTGCTTGAATCCCCCAATCTGATCTCCCGCCGCGAGGATTTGTTGTCATTGATGCGCATGGATCAGATCAATGAGTCTTCCGACATGACATCTCAAGCCCTGAATTGA
- a CDS encoding pyrimidine/purine nucleoside phosphorylase encodes MSEFKSVTVIKKANIYFDGNVTSRSVVFPDGSKKTLGIMLPGEYEFNTDAKEIMEIMSGDLEVSLPGESGWRTVKGGESFDVPAKSKFGLKIKKITDYCCSFIAD; translated from the coding sequence ATGAGTGAATTCAAAAGTGTTACTGTCATTAAAAAAGCAAATATTTATTTTGATGGAAATGTTACCAGCCGTTCTGTCGTGTTTCCCGACGGTTCCAAAAAGACTCTGGGCATCATGCTTCCGGGCGAATATGAATTCAATACCGATGCTAAAGAAATCATGGAAATCATGTCTGGAGATCTGGAGGTTTCACTACCTGGTGAATCTGGATGGCGAACTGTGAAGGGCGGAGAATCGTTTGATGTTCCCGCAAAATCCAAATTTGGACTGAAAATCAAAAAAATTACGGATTATTGCTGTTCTTTTATTGCGGATTAG